Proteins encoded by one window of Candidatus Neomarinimicrobiota bacterium:
- a CDS encoding HEAT repeat domain-containing protein produces the protein MIILEHMGKSAHFKEIIHSILVVILAFSLTGCFLFGGGGGGSLRSEGQVDKALERFRDGKESGLKDLIQTFQDPEVPTQVRTAAAVALSRAGHPEANLALIKGIGELADLDLEFFASIANALGATGDPNAVNALKEGLSASRKSYAALRDAFLRAMQQTSDIGSIEALMDALQSSKEDYYSVQKIVSETLGSLGDDRVVPALMAIAKDTDMDIAVRSHAVDILGKKNDPNLVPFLLEMLNDPRSQEQVRDFALQAAAEIKDSQIILLLLEAFQAGRQEYMALTSALTQALGELGDVRAAPTLVKIARDKDINPIVRRNAIENLRNINNPNVVVDLIELMYDVENYILYDVVYRTVKELGGDEAVKALRAASAGAQRDAVDNLKRKTITGF, from the coding sequence GTGATTATTTTAGAGCATATGGGCAAATCGGCACACTTCAAGGAAATAATTCACTCAATTTTAGTGGTTATTCTCGCGTTCAGCTTGACCGGGTGTTTCCTATTTGGAGGCGGCGGAGGAGGAAGTCTGCGGAGTGAAGGGCAGGTTGATAAAGCTCTCGAGCGATTCCGGGACGGCAAAGAATCAGGACTTAAAGACCTGATACAAACTTTCCAGGACCCTGAAGTACCGACTCAGGTCAGGACGGCTGCGGCCGTTGCGCTTTCGCGGGCAGGTCATCCCGAAGCCAATCTCGCACTTATCAAGGGAATCGGCGAATTAGCAGATTTAGACTTGGAATTTTTCGCTTCAATCGCAAACGCTCTCGGAGCAACAGGTGACCCGAATGCGGTCAATGCGCTGAAAGAAGGTCTCTCCGCAAGCAGGAAAAGCTATGCCGCTCTGCGGGACGCATTCTTGCGGGCTATGCAGCAAACGAGTGACATCGGTTCAATCGAAGCCTTGATGGATGCGCTTCAATCAAGCAAAGAAGATTATTACAGTGTACAAAAAATCGTCTCGGAAACACTCGGCAGTCTCGGTGATGACAGAGTTGTTCCCGCTCTTATGGCAATCGCGAAAGATACTGATATGGATATCGCCGTCCGCAGCCACGCTGTTGATATTCTCGGAAAGAAAAATGACCCGAATTTGGTTCCCTTCCTCCTGGAAATGCTGAACGACCCGAGAAGCCAGGAACAGGTAAGAGATTTTGCCTTGCAGGCAGCGGCGGAAATAAAGGATTCTCAAATTATTCTACTACTATTAGAAGCTTTTCAGGCAGGACGACAGGAATATATGGCGCTTACCAGCGCGCTCACACAGGCGCTTGGAGAGTTGGGAGACGTGAGAGCAGCGCCGACTTTGGTGAAGATAGCGCGGGATAAAGACATAAATCCTATTGTGCGGCGTAACGCTATTGAAAATTTGCGGAATATCAACAATCCGAATGTGGTGGTTGACCTTATCGAACTTATGTATGACGTGGAAAACTATATTTTATATGATGTCGTTTACCGCACGGTGAAAGAATTGGGCGGAGACGAAGCTGTCAAAGCGCTAAGAGCCGCTTCCGCAGGCGCGCAGAGAGACGCTGTGGATAACCTGAAACGAAAAACGATTACGGGATTTTGA
- a CDS encoding UDP-2,3-diacylglucosamine diphosphatase, which translates to MGEDKKHTYFFSDAHLVSGGYPQFRERNDKVVEFLKYVTKHGKRLFIVGDLFDFWFEYKHSIPQTDPRILGNIAAAVDNGVEVHYSSGNHDLWLGRYISNTVGAQIHDGAYEPEIDGKRFYIAHGDGLFNRDRGYSIMKAFFRNPVAKLLFRVLHPDIGAKLAKMFSKASHDNPMSVTNSNERKDKLKNIAKEKFNEGFDYVIFGHIHEPDVLNENGHTYLNLGDWMTHFTYGVYDGKELRLCYWKGTPQE; encoded by the coding sequence ATGGGTGAAGATAAAAAACATACATATTTCTTTTCTGACGCGCACCTTGTTTCAGGCGGTTACCCGCAATTCCGCGAGCGAAACGACAAGGTAGTGGAATTTCTGAAATATGTCACAAAACACGGTAAACGGCTTTTTATCGTTGGCGATCTGTTCGATTTCTGGTTTGAATACAAACACTCCATCCCCCAGACAGACCCGCGGATTTTAGGGAATATTGCAGCTGCGGTAGATAACGGAGTCGAAGTCCATTACAGTTCGGGCAATCACGATCTCTGGCTCGGCAGATATATCAGTAACACGGTAGGCGCGCAAATCCACGACGGCGCTTACGAGCCGGAAATTGACGGAAAACGATTTTATATTGCGCACGGCGATGGACTGTTCAACAGAGACCGTGGTTACAGCATTATGAAAGCATTTTTTCGGAATCCCGTTGCAAAATTGTTATTCCGAGTACTTCATCCTGATATCGGGGCTAAGCTCGCTAAAATGTTCTCAAAAGCAAGTCATGATAATCCAATGTCCGTAACAAACAGCAATGAACGCAAGGATAAACTGAAAAATATTGCAAAAGAAAAGTTCAATGAAGGATTTGATTATGTGATTTTCGGACACATTCACGAGCCGGATGTCCTTAATGAAAATGGCCATACATATCTGAATCTCGGCGACTGGATGACGCATTTCACTTACGGAGTCTATGACGGCAAAGAATTACGGCTTTGTTATTGGAAGGGAACTCCCCAAGAGTAA